A single region of the Nocardioides sp. W7 genome encodes:
- a CDS encoding anti-sigma factor antagonist → MDLTLATRDVDGKTIVAVGGEIDVYTAPKLRDKITELVAAGVYDIVIDMEAVEFLDSTGLGVLVGGLKKVRAHDGSLHLVCTQDRLLKIFRITGLAKVFVIHDSADAALASS, encoded by the coding sequence GTGGACCTCACTCTTGCAACGCGCGACGTCGATGGGAAGACCATCGTTGCCGTCGGTGGCGAGATCGACGTCTACACCGCGCCCAAGCTGCGCGACAAGATCACCGAGCTCGTCGCCGCCGGTGTCTACGACATCGTGATCGACATGGAAGCCGTCGAGTTCCTCGACTCCACCGGGCTCGGCGTGCTGGTCGGCGGGCTGAAGAAGGTCCGTGCCCACGACGGCTCGCTGCACCTGGTGTGCACCCAGGACCGGCTCCTCAAGATCTTCCGCATCACCGGCCTCGCGAAGGTGTTCGTGATCCACGACTCCGCCGACGCCGCCCTCGCCAGCAGCTGA